A section of the Campylobacter lanienae NCTC 13004 genome encodes:
- a CDS encoding radical SAM protein — protein sequence MSYKFIFGPVSSRRFGSSLGIDLSPVQKSCNFDCLYCELTKAKAVRTINNEPTTKAIIDELKFALNEFKDIDVITITANGEPSLYSDLSNLITQINSLKTTQKSLILSNGSAVLNPEISKALLKLDIVKFSLDSADPKTFRKIDRSIDRIDTDNLIELMSEFRAKFKGELVMEVLVVAGYNDSDDEFIALNRAFKKISPHRVDISTIDRPPAHNASGVSIERLYYLSTFIDSAPVAIASKAPLKYKFDYTQSELEKLLKLRPQSLYDIENNYTQNAKSNLENLINQGKITECDLGGMKFYRIL from the coding sequence ATGAGTTATAAATTTATTTTTGGCCCAGTGAGTAGCCGTAGATTTGGCAGCTCTCTTGGAATTGATTTAAGCCCGGTGCAAAAGAGTTGTAATTTTGATTGTTTGTATTGCGAATTAACCAAGGCCAAAGCCGTCCGTACTATAAACAATGAGCCAACAACTAAAGCTATAATAGATGAGTTAAAATTCGCTCTTAATGAGTTTAAAGATATCGATGTTATCACTATTACAGCTAATGGTGAGCCGAGCTTATATAGCGATCTATCAAATTTAATCACTCAGATAAATTCCCTTAAAACAACGCAAAAATCACTGATTTTAAGCAATGGAAGTGCTGTTTTAAACCCTGAAATATCCAAGGCTCTCTTAAAGCTTGATATTGTCAAATTCAGCCTTGATAGTGCCGATCCCAAGACATTTCGCAAGATAGATAGAAGCATAGATAGGATCGATACAGATAATTTAATAGAGCTGATGAGCGAATTTAGAGCGAAATTTAAAGGTGAGTTGGTTATGGAGGTTTTGGTCGTGGCGGGTTATAATGATAGTGATGATGAGTTTATAGCCTTAAATAGGGCTTTTAAAAAGATTTCACCGCATAGGGTGGATATAAGCACAATTGATCGCCCACCTGCTCACAATGCTAGTGGCGTAAGCATCGAAAGACTATACTATCTATCTACTTTTATAGACTCAGCGCCGGTGGCTATCGCTTCTAAAGCGCCCTTGAAATATAAATTTGATTACACTCAAAGTGAGTTAGAAAAGCTCTTAAAGCTTCGCCCACAAAGCTTGTATGATATCGAAAATAACTACACTCAAAACGCAAAATCAAATTTAGAAAATTTAATCAATCAAGGCAAGATTACAGAGTGCGATTTAGGCGGGATGAAATTTTATAGAATTTTATAA
- a CDS encoding acyltransferase: protein MQKHIRENGNVIYGDLSKQVNLKLDFKGKNNIVFFAGGSRNVNISCRGDNALIFIGDRVRANGLIDILRFGLCYIDDNSTYNGTNPRIFEAKNIIFGRDCMFSWGIWLSTCDHHLIMDSQTNDRINFSKSIYIGDHVWCGQETAILKGIFVASGAVIGAKSVVSKNCYSNTVNAGNPIIELKRDLFWLRDDPTVGQWTKEQTLKHSNIPNENFKYTYNQNEFLSPKAIEEKLDSLNTAQEKLEFVYDAIYMNKNKNRFAYFKDMPYDIPLPKYESKFKLLKFEEIEPTPPKPTIPPQPTPQEQINSLKKEINKKDIEIKNLKITNQKAQNIKNHLSYKLGNALIQAHKQWYKGGYIKFIFEAIKIKNEHNKTKI, encoded by the coding sequence ATGCAAAAACATATAAGAGAAAATGGAAATGTGATTTATGGAGACCTATCTAAACAAGTAAATTTGAAATTAGATTTTAAAGGCAAAAATAATATTGTATTCTTTGCTGGCGGAAGCAGGAATGTGAATATATCGTGTAGAGGTGATAACGCTTTAATATTTATAGGAGATAGGGTTAGGGCTAATGGACTAATTGATATTCTTAGATTTGGACTATGCTACATAGATGATAATTCAACTTATAATGGAACAAATCCTAGAATATTTGAAGCAAAAAATATAATATTTGGTAGAGATTGTATGTTTTCTTGGGGCATTTGGCTCTCGACTTGCGATCACCATTTGATTATGGATAGTCAAACTAATGATAGGATTAACTTTTCTAAAAGCATTTATATAGGTGATCATGTGTGGTGCGGACAAGAAACTGCCATTTTAAAAGGGATTTTTGTAGCTTCAGGTGCGGTAATAGGTGCTAAAAGCGTAGTATCTAAAAATTGTTATTCAAATACTGTCAATGCGGGCAATCCTATCATAGAGCTAAAAAGAGATCTATTTTGGTTGAGAGATGATCCGACCGTTGGTCAATGGACAAAAGAACAAACCCTAAAACACTCAAATATCCCAAATGAAAATTTCAAATACACCTACAACCAAAACGAATTTCTATCACCAAAAGCCATTGAAGAAAAATTAGACTCCCTAAACACAGCACAAGAGAAGTTGGAGTTTGTATATGATGCAATCTATATGAATAAAAACAAAAATCGCTTTGCTTATTTCAAAGATATGCCTTACGATATCCCTTTGCCAAAATACGAAAGCAAATTTAAACTTTTAAAATTTGAAGAGATAGAACCCACCCCACCAAAGCCAACCATACCACCACAACCAACCCCACAAGAGCAGATAAACTCACTCAAAAAAGAGATAAATAAAAAAGATATAGAGATTAAAAATTTAAAAATAACTAACCAAAAAGCCCAAAATATCAAAAATCATCTGAGCTACAAACTAGGAAATGCTCTAATACAAGCGCACAAACAATGGTATAAAGGCGGATATATTAAATTTATATTTGAAGCCATAAAAATCAAAAATGAGCATAATAAAACTAAAATATAG
- a CDS encoding type II secretion system protein has protein sequence MIKAFSLIELVFVIIILGVLLAIAAPRVFLSKNDANLLKIKTDIATIQANILHQKTALLLTAKVQDPLLNTEILHSINLNNWRVEDNKLIFDDETEFSYDSNGTIKCLSPKDICDKL, from the coding sequence ATGATAAAAGCATTTAGCCTAATTGAGTTAGTGTTTGTAATTATTATTCTTGGTGTTTTATTAGCTATCGCAGCACCAAGAGTGTTTTTAAGCAAAAATGACGCAAATTTGCTTAAAATTAAAACCGATATAGCCACAATCCAAGCCAATATTCTCCACCAAAAAACCGCTCTTTTACTAACCGCTAAAGTTCAAGACCCACTCCTAAATACAGAGATTCTACACTCAATCAATTTAAATAACTGGCGAGTTGAAGATAATAAATTAATATTTGATGATGAGACCGAGTTTAGCTACGATAGCAACGGCACTATCAAATGCCTATCTCCCAAAGATATCTGCGATAAACTATGA
- a CDS encoding acetate kinase → MKILVINSGSSSIKFKLYDMDNESVMCKGLIEQIGSENSYAKIVTACGKTKDRATHIIDHAQGIDIMNELLFNSGIIKSLDDIDGVGHRVVQGADIFTDAILIDESVMKKIEELIPLAPLHNPAHLAGMKETLKLRPDIPNVAVFDTVFHQTMPKVSYMYALPLEFYEKYKIRKYGFHGTSHQFVSKAGAEILGIEYSKFNCITLHLGNGASIAAIKNGKCIDTTMGLTPLEGLMMGTRCGSIDPAIMPFLMRNANLSGEEVDNIMNKKSGLLAIGGTNDMREIEKRMDAGDENAKLAFDMFVLRVKKYIGSYIAILGQIDAIIFTAGIGENDARVREAVCNGLEIFGIKIDKDKNMEPKDEPRRIGHADTKIKIIIVPTDEELAIAQDTIRVINNLKYKKAIDDTD, encoded by the coding sequence ATGAAAATTTTGGTTATAAACTCAGGTAGTAGCTCTATTAAATTCAAACTATATGATATGGATAATGAAAGTGTGATGTGTAAGGGTTTAATAGAGCAAATCGGCTCTGAAAACTCATACGCCAAGATAGTCACCGCCTGTGGAAAGACAAAAGATAGAGCCACTCATATCATAGACCACGCCCAAGGCATTGATATAATGAATGAGCTTTTATTTAACTCAGGCATAATTAAGAGCCTAGATGATATAGATGGCGTGGGTCACAGAGTAGTCCAAGGCGCCGATATATTCACAGATGCTATACTAATTGATGAGAGCGTAATGAAAAAGATAGAAGAGCTAATCCCACTCGCCCCACTACATAATCCAGCGCACCTAGCAGGAATGAAAGAGACACTAAAATTAAGACCCGATATCCCAAATGTAGCTGTGTTTGATACGGTATTTCACCAAACCATGCCAAAAGTCTCATATATGTATGCCTTGCCACTTGAATTTTATGAAAAATATAAGATACGAAAATATGGCTTCCATGGCACTTCTCATCAGTTTGTCTCAAAGGCCGGAGCCGAAATTTTAGGTATTGAGTATAGTAAATTTAACTGTATCACCTTACATCTTGGTAATGGTGCTAGTATCGCAGCTATAAAAAATGGCAAATGTATCGATACCACAATGGGGCTTACGCCACTTGAGGGGCTAATGATGGGAACTCGCTGTGGTAGCATAGATCCAGCGATTATGCCATTTTTGATGAGAAATGCGAATTTAAGCGGTGAAGAAGTTGATAATATAATGAATAAAAAATCCGGCCTCTTAGCTATAGGCGGCACAAATGATATGCGTGAGATAGAAAAACGCATGGACGCAGGAGATGAGAATGCTAAACTCGCTTTTGATATGTTTGTTTTAAGAGTGAAAAAATATATCGGCTCATATATTGCGATTTTAGGCCAGATTGATGCGATTATATTTACTGCTGGAATCGGTGAAAACGATGCTAGAGTAAGAGAAGCCGTGTGTAATGGATTAGAGATTTTTGGTATAAAAATTGACAAAGATAAAAATATGGAGCCAAAAGATGAACCACGCAGAATAGGACACGCAGACACAAAGATTAAAATCATAATTGTCCCTACAGATGAAGAGTTAGCAATCGCTCAAGATACAATAAGGGTAATCAACAATCTAAAATACAAAAAGGCGATAGATGATACGGACTAA
- a CDS encoding primosomal protein N' codes for MNYYEIAIIGLNLQPLTYESEFQLSEFEIVSVVLRGKEQSGCVIKSVSKPNFKTTKISKRLNLNFTTFQATLAKFISHYYTCEIGVALGLFEPFSGYEPERYSFIKSPNLSPLQQQATQFAKQNQISLIFGDTGSGKSEIYISLIRECLNSGKQALFLMPEISLTPQMQGRLEAYFGDNVGIWHSKISTKNKKSLLSNFSSGKINLIAGARSSLFLPFSNLGLIVVDEEHDDSYKSSSDPYYNAKDLAIYIANKFGIKCILGSATPSLNSYAKFPHFRLKGQFYNSQKEYIYDHSPTGLNELILNSIAKELASHKQIIIFLPTRANFKFLTCQKCAQSIQCPYCSISLSLHKKQKALKCHYCGFTCAIPNLCPSCNSDMLESHKIGTSELLLELKSHFPSANIAKFDKDEITTQKKLTTLLKNFNENKIDIIVGTQMLSKGHDYHNVSLAIIMGLDEHLDYSDYQARSKSLALAMQVAGRAGRADHGKVIIQGLKCEFFAKYMDKFDQFIDDEMSIREGLYPPFMRLLRIKIEDKDENRAIIKMEKTLKELENIPNLEIIGSGKCVIEMIASKYRYQILLRSQSHIPLLKASQVARFYGALPDIDPVNFN; via the coding sequence ATGAACTACTACGAAATCGCTATAATAGGCCTAAATTTACAGCCATTAACCTATGAAAGTGAATTTCAATTAAGCGAATTTGAGATTGTGAGCGTTGTATTAAGAGGCAAAGAGCAGAGCGGCTGCGTTATAAAAAGTGTATCTAAACCAAATTTCAAAACCACCAAAATATCTAAGAGATTAAATTTAAATTTCACAACCTTTCAAGCTACCTTAGCCAAATTCATCAGCCACTACTATACTTGCGAAATCGGCGTTGCTTTGGGCTTATTTGAGCCTTTTAGTGGCTATGAACCAGAGCGATATAGCTTTATCAAATCACCAAATTTAAGCCCACTCCAACAACAAGCCACGCAATTTGCCAAGCAAAATCAAATTTCCCTAATCTTTGGTGATACTGGAAGTGGCAAGAGCGAAATATATATAAGCCTTATAAGAGAGTGCTTAAATAGTGGCAAACAAGCTCTATTTTTGATGCCTGAAATCTCACTAACCCCACAAATGCAAGGGCGTTTAGAGGCGTATTTTGGTGATAATGTTGGTATATGGCACTCCAAAATTTCAACCAAAAATAAAAAATCCCTACTATCAAATTTCAGCTCTGGCAAGATAAATTTAATAGCTGGAGCTCGCTCATCGCTATTTTTGCCTTTTAGCAATTTAGGATTAATCGTAGTCGATGAAGAGCACGATGATAGCTACAAAAGTAGTAGCGACCCATACTACAACGCCAAAGATCTAGCCATATATATCGCTAATAAATTTGGGATAAAATGTATCTTAGGAAGCGCCACCCCAAGCCTAAATAGCTATGCGAAATTCCCACATTTTCGCTTAAAAGGGCAATTTTATAACTCACAAAAAGAGTATATCTATGACCATAGCCCAACTGGGCTTAATGAGCTTATACTAAATAGCATAGCCAAAGAGCTAGCTAGCCACAAACAGATTATAATATTTTTGCCTACTAGAGCGAATTTCAAATTTCTCACTTGCCAAAAATGCGCCCAAAGCATACAATGCCCATACTGCTCAATATCTCTAAGCCTACACAAAAAACAAAAAGCCCTTAAATGCCACTACTGCGGTTTTACCTGTGCGATACCAAATCTATGCCCAAGCTGTAATAGCGATATGCTAGAATCTCACAAAATCGGCACTAGTGAGCTTCTCTTAGAGCTCAAAAGCCACTTCCCATCAGCTAATATAGCCAAATTTGACAAAGATGAGATCACCACACAAAAAAAGCTCACGACCTTGCTTAAAAATTTCAACGAAAACAAAATAGATATAATTGTCGGCACTCAAATGCTAAGCAAAGGCCACGACTATCACAATGTCTCTTTAGCGATTATAATGGGCCTTGATGAGCATTTGGATTATAGCGATTATCAAGCTAGAAGCAAGAGCCTAGCCCTAGCTATGCAAGTAGCTGGTAGAGCCGGTAGAGCAGACCACGGCAAGGTGATAATACAGGGATTGAAGTGCGAATTTTTCGCTAAATATATGGATAAATTCGATCAATTTATAGATGATGAGATGAGCATAAGAGAGGGATTATACCCACCATTTATGAGACTACTTCGCATAAAAATAGAAGACAAAGATGAAAATAGAGCTATAATAAAGATGGAAAAAACCTTAAAAGAGCTTGAAAATATACCAAATTTAGAGATTATCGGTAGTGGGAAATGTGTAATCGAGATGATAGCATCCAAATATCGCTATCAGATACTGCTAAGATCGCAATCTCATATTCCACTACTCAAAGCTAGTCAAGTCGCTAGATTTTATGGTGCTTTGCCTGATATTGATCCTGTGAATTTCAACTAA
- the uvrB gene encoding excinuclease ABC subunit UvrB: MDKFDLNSKFSPNQDQQNAIDGISKAFKSGAKYSTLLGVTGSGKTFTMANIIKKLNIPTLIMTHNKSLAAQLYSEFKGFFPHNHVEYFISYYDYYQPEAYIPRQDLFIEKDSSINDELERLRLSATANLLEYDDTIVIASVSANYGLGNPAEYKGMVITLERGMQIGQKELLLKLVDMGYKRDDSFFERGNFRVNGDVIDIYPAYFNDEAIRLEFFGDEIEEIYHFNALDNKKTKDLNRFILYATSQFVVGENRLKEAIKGIEAELDERLKFYESEGRLVEYQRLKQRVEFDLEMLSTTGSTKGVENYARYLTGQKPGETPYSLFDYFEIKGQDYLVIVDESHVSLPQFRGMYAGDRSRKEVLVEYGFRLPSALDNRPLKFDEFIAKKARFLFVSATPNEYELDLSKGHIYEQILRPTGLLDPKIEIISSDNQVEILYDRAKAVIERNERVLVTTLTKKMAEELTKYYLELGLKIKYMHSDIDAVERNELIRGLRRGDYDILVGINLLREGLDLPEVSLVAVMDADKEGFLRSKTSLIQTMGRAARNVNGAVILFANKITNSMREAIEITEARRKYQDDYNKSHNITPQSASRNIEDSLKEDDTQMLYTKAKKLAKMPSSERAKIVKELRKQMLEAAKNLEFEKAAALRDEIAKLREI, from the coding sequence ATGGATAAATTCGATTTAAATAGCAAATTTTCACCAAATCAAGATCAACAAAACGCAATTGATGGCATTAGCAAGGCTTTTAAGAGTGGAGCCAAATATAGCACGCTTCTTGGTGTAACTGGTAGTGGCAAGACCTTTACTATGGCAAATATAATTAAAAAATTAAATATTCCTACTTTGATTATGACTCACAATAAATCCCTAGCCGCTCAATTATATAGCGAATTTAAGGGCTTTTTCCCGCATAATCATGTGGAGTATTTCATTAGCTATTATGACTATTATCAGCCTGAGGCTTATATCCCAAGGCAAGATCTATTTATAGAAAAAGATAGCTCAATTAATGACGAATTAGAGCGTTTAAGGCTATCGGCTACGGCAAATTTGCTTGAGTATGATGATACTATAGTTATAGCTAGTGTCTCGGCAAATTATGGCTTAGGTAATCCTGCTGAGTATAAAGGGATGGTTATAACGCTAGAGAGAGGCATGCAAATAGGGCAAAAAGAGCTACTTTTAAAGCTTGTAGATATGGGGTATAAAAGAGATGATAGCTTTTTTGAGCGTGGGAATTTTCGTGTAAATGGCGATGTGATAGATATCTATCCGGCCTATTTTAACGATGAGGCGATTAGGCTTGAGTTTTTTGGTGATGAGATAGAGGAGATTTATCATTTTAATGCTTTGGATAATAAAAAAACAAAAGATTTAAATAGATTTATATTGTATGCTACAAGTCAATTTGTTGTGGGTGAAAATCGCTTAAAAGAGGCGATTAAGGGGATTGAAGCTGAACTAGATGAGAGATTGAAATTTTATGAGAGCGAGGGGAGGCTTGTTGAGTATCAAAGGCTCAAACAAAGGGTGGAATTTGATTTAGAGATGCTCTCAACTACTGGTAGCACCAAGGGTGTGGAGAATTATGCTAGGTATTTAACAGGGCAAAAGCCAGGTGAGACGCCATATTCTTTGTTTGATTATTTTGAGATTAAGGGGCAAGATTATTTGGTTATAGTTGATGAGAGTCATGTGAGTTTGCCGCAATTTCGTGGAATGTATGCTGGAGATAGGAGTAGAAAAGAGGTTTTGGTGGAGTATGGATTTAGGCTGCCTAGTGCTTTGGATAATAGGCCACTTAAATTTGATGAGTTTATCGCTAAAAAAGCTAGATTTCTCTTTGTTTCGGCTACGCCAAATGAGTATGAGCTAGATCTATCCAAAGGGCATATTTATGAGCAAATTCTAAGGCCAACAGGCCTATTAGATCCTAAAATTGAGATAATAAGTAGCGATAATCAAGTTGAAATTTTATATGATAGGGCTAAGGCTGTGATAGAGAGAAATGAGCGTGTATTGGTCACAACTCTGACTAAAAAGATGGCTGAAGAGCTAACGAAGTATTATTTAGAATTAGGATTAAAGATCAAATATATGCACTCTGATATAGATGCTGTTGAGAGAAATGAGCTTATAAGAGGGCTTAGGCGTGGGGATTATGATATATTAGTTGGGATAAATTTATTAAGAGAGGGGCTAGATCTGCCTGAAGTGAGTTTGGTAGCTGTGATGGATGCGGATAAGGAAGGGTTTTTACGCTCTAAAACTAGCCTTATACAGACGATGGGTAGAGCTGCTAGAAATGTAAATGGAGCGGTTATTTTGTTTGCTAATAAGATAACAAACTCAATGCGTGAAGCTATAGAGATCACCGAGGCAAGACGCAAGTATCAAGATGATTATAATAAATCGCACAATATAACACCGCAATCAGCTAGTAGAAATATCGAAGATAGCTTAAAAGAAGATGATACGCAAATGCTTTATACCAAAGCCAAAAAATTAGCCAAAATGCCTTCAAGTGAGCGAGCTAAAATAGTAAAAGAGCTAAGAAAACAGATGCTTGAAGCGGCTAAGAATTTAGAATTCGAAAAGGCCGCTGCATTGCGTGATGAGATAGCTAAATTAAGAGAAATTTAG
- a CDS encoding DUF2920 family protein — protein sequence MIRTKSYKIDGVNDAELDIKRKSKLEFKLTYDNNKEIRSLITIIPGLGEDGDSYYRDKLAHSIARDMDAAVITANYFAIKSNPPGAKFSIDKIDELILKTVASSINRPIPDDVELTKMKSDEIWEYLNSYLYNFIGMQKVAGKLNLTFKLPFHLTLTPPNDEYQNFGLMAALDVINATLHVQSNPPFKVANSNGWGLAKIYVGSSHGGYIANLCAKYAPWAVDGILDNCGWNLSTNIFDKQDYQRGAFRTIGFGKEIDFMKYRRDSRDNENFHLCVSDKTHWTSNSQSPNYFSRSRYEIRDTNEPNHLLIQAKYPKPIFKSYHVQNDKVAPIGEKIEFYKQLKNLGFDATLDIVSDKSRVDGKFIKNLDHGMGMSMKLLVANNYEWMLDKIAKNKRPKYEPNIEFQTSQYIYKFTQQDNQISLKCTKIAD from the coding sequence ATGATACGGACTAAAAGCTATAAAATAGATGGCGTAAATGATGCTGAATTAGATATAAAACGCAAATCAAAGCTTGAGTTTAAACTCACTTATGATAATAATAAAGAGATTAGATCTTTAATCACCATTATACCAGGATTAGGCGAAGATGGGGATTCGTATTATAGAGACAAACTCGCTCATAGTATCGCTAGAGATATGGACGCAGCGGTTATAACGGCTAACTATTTTGCTATAAAGAGCAATCCCCCAGGGGCTAAATTTAGCATTGATAAGATAGATGAATTGATCCTAAAAACAGTAGCTTCAAGTATTAATCGCCCAATCCCAGATGATGTAGAATTAACCAAGATGAAATCAGATGAAATTTGGGAATACCTAAATAGCTATTTATACAATTTCATCGGCATGCAAAAGGTAGCTGGCAAATTAAATTTAACCTTCAAACTCCCATTTCATCTTACACTCACTCCGCCAAATGATGAGTATCAAAACTTTGGTTTAATGGCTGCTTTAGATGTGATAAATGCCACCTTACATGTGCAAAGTAACCCACCATTTAAAGTAGCGAATTCAAATGGGTGGGGGTTAGCCAAAATTTATGTAGGCTCTAGCCACGGCGGATATATAGCCAATCTTTGTGCTAAATACGCCCCATGGGCTGTAGATGGAATTTTGGATAATTGTGGATGGAATTTAAGCACTAATATATTTGATAAACAAGATTATCAGCGTGGGGCATTTCGCACTATTGGCTTTGGTAAAGAGATTGATTTTATGAAATATAGGCGTGATAGCAGAGATAATGAAAACTTCCATCTATGCGTCTCGGATAAGACTCATTGGACCTCAAATTCACAAAGCCCAAACTACTTTAGTCGCTCCAGATATGAGATTAGAGATACAAATGAGCCTAATCACCTTTTAATACAAGCTAAATATCCAAAACCGATTTTTAAATCCTACCATGTCCAAAATGACAAAGTCGCTCCAATAGGCGAAAAAATCGAATTTTATAAACAGCTTAAAAATTTAGGTTTTGATGCTACCTTAGATATAGTAAGCGATAAAAGCAGAGTTGATGGCAAATTTATCAAAAATTTAGATCACGGGATGGGTATGAGTATGAAGTTATTAGTGGCTAATAATTATGAGTGGATGCTAGATAAAATCGCCAAAAACAAAAGGCCAAAATATGAGCCAAATATCGAATTTCAAACCAGCCAATACATATATAAATTCACCCAACAAGATAACCAAATAAGCCTAAAATGCACTAAAATAGCAGATTAA
- the hemE gene encoding uroporphyrinogen decarboxylase — translation MIFIDACFGKPTPYTPVWMMRQAGRYLPEYMRVRAQAGDFLSLCKDYKKASEVTLQPVDILGVDAAILFSDILVVPMEMGMELKFVKGEGPVFPKPIISMDDLDRLSSDKAVKNLSYVYDTIKLTRDKLPQDRALIGFCGAPWTIATYMIEGGSTKTYNICKKMVYNNPQFLHAILRKVTNALKLYLAEQIKAGVNAIQIFDSWAGALEKSAYMEFGFSYINEIVDFIKSDYPEIAVIVFPKGISGFLEDINGQFDVLGVDWSTPLQKVKKSLGAKYVLQGNMEPARLYSKDAIDDGVDEILSIMCGKRHIFNLGHGILPDIPVENAKYFIKSVQEKSAKYMK, via the coding sequence ATGATTTTTATAGATGCTTGTTTTGGTAAGCCGACACCTTATACTCCAGTTTGGATGATGCGTCAAGCAGGTAGGTATCTACCTGAATATATGAGAGTGAGAGCCCAGGCGGGAGATTTTCTCTCACTTTGTAAGGATTATAAAAAAGCTAGTGAAGTTACACTTCAACCGGTGGATATTTTGGGCGTGGATGCGGCTATTTTATTTAGTGATATCTTGGTTGTGCCTATGGAGATGGGAATGGAGCTTAAATTTGTAAAGGGCGAAGGGCCTGTATTTCCTAAACCGATTATCTCAATGGATGATTTAGATAGATTAAGTAGCGATAAGGCTGTGAAAAATTTAAGCTATGTATATGATACCATTAAATTAACTAGAGATAAATTGCCACAAGACAGAGCTCTTATAGGCTTTTGCGGTGCGCCATGGACTATTGCTACATATATGATTGAAGGTGGTAGTACTAAAACCTATAATATCTGTAAAAAGATGGTTTATAATAATCCACAATTTCTACATGCGATTTTGCGTAAGGTAACTAACGCACTCAAACTATATTTAGCCGAACAGATCAAGGCTGGAGTCAATGCCATACAGATATTTGATAGCTGGGCTGGAGCATTAGAAAAGAGTGCTTATATGGAATTTGGCTTTAGCTATATCAATGAGATTGTAGATTTCATAAAGAGCGATTATCCTGAGATCGCAGTTATCGTATTTCCTAAGGGAATTAGTGGATTTTTAGAAGATATTAATGGGCAATTTGATGTTTTGGGCGTGGATTGGAGCACACCACTTCAAAAGGTTAAAAAATCCTTAGGCGCTAAATATGTCTTACAAGGCAATATGGAACCAGCGAGATTATATAGCAAAGACGCAATTGATGATGGTGTGGATGAGATTTTATCCATTATGTGTGGCAAAAGACATATTTTTAATCTAGGCCATGGCATTTTGCCAGATATTCCGGTTGAAAATGCGAAATATTTCATCAAATCCGTCCAAGAAAAATCAGCAAAATATATGAAATAA